The region AGGGTTCTGCGTCTCCGGTGGAAAGCTCTCCAGGACGCTCTGCACCTTCTGCTCCACTTCATCCGTCCAGTCAATGAGGTCGCTCTCCAGCTGCCGAGCCTTCTCCATGACTCGCTCCTGTCTTTCCCCGAGTCCAGTTAGCAGGTCCAGCCTTTTGTGGACCTGACTGAGAGCTGTGCTGCCTGGAGAGCAGGAGGAGGCTCCAGAGGCCTGTGGCCAGTGGGGGGAAGCCTGGCCTGACATGTAGAGCTCAAACTCCTCAGTGCTTAGGTTCAGGGACTGGCCATCCAGCTTCTCAATGAAGGCCACAGCACAGCACTGTGGAGAGGGGATTTGGAGGGTCATTAGAAGGAGATCTCTCCTATGAATGTCATCAGTCTGGGACAACTCATTCATCTTTTTATGATTTCATCAGGTGGGTGGAGATAGAAGTGGGGACCCATTCTCATATCATAGATCCACCCATAATAAGGGGTCTAAGGTGTGGTTAACTTTAGCCCTTTCTCAAACATTAAAGActccttttcattcaaaaaaaaatctaaatatgtaattgCGCTGAACAGAAATGAGGTTCCAGGGCTGAATCAGTGCCAAGAGAAGAGTTTATAAACTTTCTAGACCTTCGCATACAATTAGTGTGATGAACATCATAAATTTATgctaacaaaaatatgaaaatgaaagcagctgTTAACCACACTTCCAACACTGTCTCCTATTTCCTGGGATCTATTGTGTCTCTCTAAAAAAGGTCCCAACTGCCTTAAGGAACGTTCAGTAGATTCCAAGTAATTTGTGGCTGTAGTTGACTCAATTGTGACGTCATTACGTCAGTTTGTCTTTGCTATCAGAACATAAGAATGAACAGCAATACAGTGAAGGAAGAGGTTTGATAACAAAGCCACAAGATATATTACACAAACGTTAGCAGGCCTTGTGGCTACATTTCATCATATTCTGTTGAAATTGTTAAACTGCTGCAGACATGAATATCAACATGAGCTGGACCGTTACCAAAGCCTGACACCTACTGTCTATATTATGCACTTGTAAATTTACTACTTACACATAATTTAAATCAATGCACTCCAGTACAACAGTCCTGATATAAATTCTCTCTTCATAAAGAAACTACTTTTAGAGAGGTGTTGATTGAGCTTTTTGATTATTGTGGAGGATGTAGTTTATGGTGCTGTTAAACTGTACTTAATTATGCAGAAATATCTCTCTGTTACTAAACCTACCCTCACTGATATAAAGGGGTTTGACAAAGTAATGAAAACATAATATAGCGCATATAATTCACCAGCAACACAACTTGACTGAAAATTTGTTAATTTGTAGACTAAGACAAGAAGGAACACATGCAAGCAAATGTGTACTAAAATCCTCACCAGATTAGTGAAATAGTAACCATCCTCTCCAGTCATGAGTCTGCTGGGGTTGCAGAAACGGGTGATGTACTGGATGTTGGACTGCAGTCGCGGAGGGTTCGCTTTCAGCACAATGTAGATGAGCGTGGGCAGGAAGTCGTCTGCAGATGCAGCCTCTTTCTTGCTGACTTTGATGGCGTTGAAGATGTGCTTGCTGCAGCGAGTAATGCAGGCCAGTTTGTCTTTGGGCACGCGCTTCGAATCCATTTCAATCACATCTGGAATAACGGAAAGACGTATGCAGACAAGAATTCATTGGAAAATCTTATTAGATCTGTATTGCCGAGATAATAAGGACAGGATAAAGCACCGTCATTGTCCTCTCTCATGAAATAACCCAGCACGAGACGAACCTGTGATGGCTTTCACTACACTGTCAGAAACCTCAGGAATCTCCTCATCTACAGGAACACACAGCATCTCAATGGTGACCCAGTGCAAGGCTCTATACAGGGGGGAAAAATACAATCAGGACTTAACCAATGATTCTATGCCTTTATATATATAGACTAATCACATAGTGGTTCTATTGTCTGCACACCTGATCCTCTTCTGAATGGCCAGGTCTTTCTTCTCATCATCTGTGGTTTCAGGACAGAAGACTTCCTTGTAGAGACGAGTCATCATGTACTTCTCTACCTCATCCATAACACTCTCTACGTGATCTGTCGaacctgaaacaaaaaataaagatgtaaATAAGCATGGTATAATGGTGGTGATATTCACTGTTTATAGCTGATACTTTAGTGTGAAGCAGCACCTTTGAACTGGGTCTGGAGTCGTTCTGAGAGGTTCTGGTAGAAGTCCTGCACACACTCTGACAACTCATCAGCACCCATGTCCTGAACAAggaatgaaaataaacagtttagCAGAGATATAATTAGATTTCAGCTGTAAATGATGCTAAGGGTATGGAGGCAGATATGAAGAGCACATAGGAGGGACGTAGTGAACATACacgaccattcaaaagtttggggtcacttagaaatgtccttcttttttttaaaaaaaggaattttttCGATGatgataacattaatcagaaatacattctAGACATTGTTGATATGGCAAATGACTACTATAATTGGAAACgggtgatttttaatggaatatttacataggagtacagaggaacatttccagcaaccatcacttctgtgttctaatgctacattgtgttagctaatggtgctgaaaggctcaaaATTcctgtgcaattatgctagcacattgTTAGGATCTTGCTCTGGCCCctgtctttcttcctctctttcctcctTTCTCCCTTGGTTCCtggtctgtttctgttttgatctgtcacctctccctcatgtctctctctccctgtcactCACCCCCCTGCCCTCCCTGCACTCTACCTGCTGATTACTGCTATGAGcgtcagctgcagtaatcagctgaactcagctcacctgtccacaaGCTCACTTCCTCGTTACTTAAACCCTGCTCTGTCACTCGGTCATCGTCAGACCATAGACGCTGTTCCCCACCAAACCTGCCACCTCTTGATTCTGTTGTGCTcctgtcagtttttggactttcCCCAGCCTGTCTTGCCCCCTTGGTTTACAGTTTCCCCATAGTGTGAGTACCTCTCtttagctctgttgtgtttagctgttttgtttcattttcatagAATTTAGTGTAGTTTAGTTTTTGCTCTGCCTCCCCagttctgttctctgtttatatAGTAGTTTGTATTCTTGTTTAATAAAACATCTTCAATTATTCACCTATCTGCCAGTCTCCCTTTATCTGTGCCTGGGTTCTCCACAGCCCCCCGTaacacaaatgaataaaagtgagttttcacagaaaacatgaaattatctgggtgaccccaaacttttgaacagtagtgtatttttGATACTGCTATTGCTATCtgcttaaacaacaaaaattttaaatgtataaatagaTAATAAATGCAACAACCAAAGGAGCATGTTTGTCCATCATAAATTAAATCAATAATGCGACATCAGCATCTCAGACAAAcgcatttgggcttcaaaacaCCCATTAAAAGTATTTGACAATGTCAGTCAAAATGTTAAGGCTGCATGTCAAATGAAACTCATTTCATTCAGTGAGTGCAATGTTAGAAAAATAGAATCAGGACAGGCACTAATGGAATATTACTGCTGGTAATGTAGCCTAGACTTGAGTATGAACACAATCTTAAATGAAAACTGAATTGAAACCAAATTAATGGGTTCAGAGGTTGCCCAGACTGGCACAACTAAAAGTAGCCCACCCGCTTATAAACCATGCTCTCAGTGAAGGCTCGACACTGTTTGAAGATGTCCCTGCCAGACTTCAGAGGCTTGAGAAAATCTATGAACTCTCGCGTTGCGTGGTCACTGTCCACAAAGGAATGTCGGCTCGCTGAGGAGCTGGGACTTGGGCTGGACTGCGAGTCAAAAAGAGCAGCATCTGGAAGAAGACACTTAATGTTACTTTAATCAAAAGTTCAGATACTTGGAGCATCTCTGCAGTACCAAGCAGTTTTTTAATACTATGAGCTGCAGTCTCATAGTTTATTTAAGCCAAATTGTGTGTAACTTTGTTTCTTAATGATTTTTCGATGATTCTAGTAATGTTTCCAACATTTTTCACATAAATTAAGGCAGTGAGATACTTTTATTAAAGCAACCTAATGTTGAGTCAAATAAGTGAtggaaaaaattacacaattagCTCTCAGCGTCTCAACAGTAATGAAAACTTTAAACACtataaaaaaagacattgaGTAGCATTTGTAGGAGGTAGCTACATGAGATACTATGTACCTTTTTTTGGTGGTGTTTTACTGGATGGAGTAAAAAACTTTGTGACTGTGTTGACTTTGCTGGACTTTTCcttagtttttctttcttcaaacTTGCTGAAAGGTGTGATGCTCGGCTGTGATTGGGTCTTCTGATTTCTGCTTGCATAcgcttcctcttcctctctctgcagcctgagaggaaaaaaacagtacaaCTGTCACAGCGTTCAGACGGACACAAGGCAAGCGGACAAAATGAAGAGGtaagacaacaaaagacacaaaaattgcGTTGagcaatcacacacacacacaggacacaaAGAGATGGACAAACCTCTCAGCAAGCGCCCAGTCTTCTTgaatctgtttttgcttttctcgTTGATTTTCCTCTCGCCAGCACTTTGAGCACAGGCCTTGCCAAGCAGTGTTGCCATAAAAACCACATCCTTTCTTGCAAAGCAGCTCTGATTGGTCCAGATGGATTCCTCGCCTCTGGCTCATCATCATTCACCTATTGAGGGAAGACTGCTGGGAGAGGACCAGAAGACAGAGAACCTTAAAAATAGCCACTAAGGAAGATAAACTACACACTGCTGTGTATGTAAAAAAGAAGCCACTATTAGGTGTCCCCTACATTCATGATTGTGACCAACTTTCTACAGCGTTTAAGATGAAATCACAAATTGCTCATCACACCAAGCTTATCTGTCTTAACGCTATAGTTGTATATTTTAACATGattcaaaatgttaaatgaagGCCCTGACTGATCTAATTGGGTGTCTTTTTAGGGGTGCTAAAAACTGACCATCTGCCAATAACTGATCTGCGGTGTCACTCGATTTACATATTATTTGGTTACAAGAAATGTTAGTTTCACACTTGACCAGCTTAGACAGACATAAAGTTATTCTTAGGTTAGTTTCACATTATGCAAAAGTGAAActttaatatttactgtaacaACACAACTGAGCAAAAATATAGTTGCAGTTTATAATCAGGCCTGAGATTCACTGAAAATAGCCACAACTACATGACTGTTCTGTCTGTATGTGTTTAGCATGTCTTATATCCGTGTCTAGACCACAGTTAACACGACATGCTGATCGGTTTAATATagatcaaataaaaatatatccCATTTGCTACTCTTTAAAACGTAACTCTCACAAATGAAATCACATTATTTCAGTGCATTAATAACATTTGCACTGTATAATGCAGGAGCTGCCATCACTTCTTGGCAAGTTGGAGACTGCATTTTAGAAGATGAACTCGTCCTTTAATGCTATTTCAACCCGGTGAGAACACACGGATCGGTTATAAGATAGAGGACATCAGAGGTGAAATAACGCAGACACATCAGGTCATTTGCTCCCGAAAGAGGACAGTCAGTTTTTTTGACAGAATAAGGACAAATTCTGACAAGACCGAGGGAATATCTGCAGCAGCTATGATCTAAGTTAGCAAAGACAGAGCGCGGAGTCCAAAACATTTCCTCTACAAAGACCTTCCCCACCTCTGACAGATGCTTCCTATCATTTCTAAAATATGGTTATGTTGTTGTAAATCGGTGTTCGTGCTGAAGATCCTTTGTCATCGTCAAGAACGCCTGTTTTAAAAAAGCTAGCCAATGTAGCAAATGTTTACCTAAGCTAATTACACAGCTAGCCTAACGAGCTAACGCAACTCGCTAGATTACCGTTAAAATCATGAATATGCTCGAAGTCGACAGCATGAATTTGGTTTCAACATACACTCTCATTCGGGTCAAAAAGTTATCGGGTAACGTTGTCTTCGCTCCCTCTCCAGTCTGCTGTTGGTGGATGTTTACATTAGCCAAGCAGCTAGCTTCGTCCTACAG is a window of Acanthochromis polyacanthus isolate Apoly-LR-REF ecotype Palm Island chromosome 13, KAUST_Apoly_ChrSc, whole genome shotgun sequence DNA encoding:
- the rabgef1l gene encoding RAB guanine nucleotide exchange factor (GEF) 1, like, with amino-acid sequence MMMSQRRGIHLDQSELLCKKGCGFYGNTAWQGLCSKCWREENQREKQKQIQEDWALAERLQREEEEAYASRNQKTQSQPSITPFSKFEERKTKEKSSKVNTVTKFFTPSSKTPPKKDAALFDSQSSPSPSSSASRHSFVDSDHATREFIDFLKPLKSGRDIFKQCRAFTESMVYKRDMGADELSECVQDFYQNLSERLQTQFKGSTDHVESVMDEVEKYMMTRLYKEVFCPETTDDEKKDLAIQKRIRALHWVTIEMLCVPVDEEIPEVSDSVVKAITDVIEMDSKRVPKDKLACITRCSKHIFNAIKVSKKEAASADDFLPTLIYIVLKANPPRLQSNIQYITRFCNPSRLMTGEDGYYFTNLCCAVAFIEKLDGQSLNLSTEEFELYMSGQASPHWPQASGASSCSPGSTALSQVHKRLDLLTGLGERQERVMEKARQLESDLIDWTDEVEQKVQSVLESFPPETQNPPANTASGTTSAASSAIDSDNVENELLPPPLTPQVFAG